Proteins encoded by one window of Tubulanus polymorphus chromosome 7, tnTubPoly1.2, whole genome shotgun sequence:
- the LOC141909198 gene encoding transcription factor HES-1-B-like, translating to MTKTHEFDHGSRPTERKLMKVAIEKKRRARINSSLNELKTLLEVTFGQQIPRDSKLEKADILELAVVHLKQRQRQLLAASAVRDATVMDKYQVGYSECVSEVSRYMASVEGIDQGLRPRVVEHLSNKITCASASHATSATRAPSFSESRNYDISASSQLEVQQINRNVYQNSGHNSNISNESGRRLSAPIFVDTNCNTSLFNSYSGGYGLLSTVKPRPQPIANVLNQDIWRPW from the exons atgacGAAAACTCATGAATTCGACCACGGTAGCAGACCAACCGAACGAAAG TTGATGAAAGTCGCAATAGAGAAAAAACGCCGCGCCAGAATTAATTCCAGTCTGAACGAACTGAAAACATTATTGGAAGTAACTTTCGGTCAACAG ATCCCGCGTGACAGTAAATTAGAGAAGGCCGATATCCTGGAATTGGCGGTCGTCCACTTGAAGCAACGACAGCGCCAGCTATTGGCAGCCTCAGCAGTTCGTGACGCTACCGTGATGGACAAGTATCAAGTTGGATATAGCGAATGCGTCAGTGAAGTCAGTCGTTACATGGCTTCGGTCGAAGGAATAGACCAAGGACTCAGACCTCGTGTCGTAGAACATTTATCCAACAAAATAACGTGCGCTTCCGCCAGCCATGCCACATCGGCGACGCGGGCGCCATCTTTCAGTGAAAGTCGGAATTATGATATCAGCGCGTCGTCTCAACTCGAAGTACAGCAAATAAATCGAAATGTTTATCAGAACTCAGGACataattcaaacatttcaaacgaAAGTGGTCGCAGATTGTCAGCGCCGATATTCGTTGACACGAACTGTAACACTTCTCTATTTAATTCATATTCCGGTGGTTACGGACTATTATCAACAGTAAAACCGAGACCTCAGCCGATTGCTAACGTATTAAATCAAGATATTTGGAGGCCTTGGTAA
- the LOC141908716 gene encoding solute carrier family 25 member 36-A-like isoform X1, giving the protein MILDGTCVHLIAGGVGGTVGAIMTSPLEVVKTRLQSSVASFNSNVYVPAVANVPRNVVNLSTCSSHAVHATLNPVRQSVGLIHCLRHIIQVEGARALFKGLGPNLIGVAPSRAIYFYSYAQAKKLCNNSNLMTPETPLVHIFAASFAGFSACTCTNPIWFVKTRLQLDQKRLNRSYVASYRADGKLTTFQCVKDIYQTMGVRGFYKGISASYFGISETVVHLVLYEAVKAKLMSLRGTNPDDDKTVGDFAQFMLAGAVSKTCASSLAYPHEVVRTRLREEGNKYKGFLQTLRTVFVEEGYRGLYRGLFTQLVRQIPNTAIMMSTYEAVVYLLSHGHGGDDDDDDDY; this is encoded by the exons ATGATTCTGGACGGAACGTGTGTCCATCTTATCGCCGGCGG TGTTGGTGGCACTGTCGGGGCGATAATGACCAGTCCGTTAGAAGTTGTGAAAACGCGATTGCAGTCGTCGGTGGCGAGTTTCAATTCGAACGTCTACGTTCCTGCAGTCGCTAACGTACCGAGAAATGTAGTCAACCTCAGCACGTGTTCTAGTCATGCCGTACACGCTACTCTTAATCCTGTCAGACAGAGTGTCGGCCTCATACACTGTTTACG ACATATCATACAAGTCGAAGGTGCCCGAGCGTTATTCAAAGGCCTCGGACCTAATTTAATCGGGGTCGCCCCATCCAG GGCGATCTATTTCTATTCATACGCGCAAGCAAAAAAATTGTGTAATAACAGTAACCTGATGACTCCTGAAACGCCTCTTGTTCATATCTTCGCTGCTTCTTTCGCTG GTTTTTCGGCCTGTACTTGCACGAATCCGATCTGGTTCGTTAAAACCAGGTTACAACTCGATCAAAA ACGACTGAACCGGTCTTATGTTGCGTCTTACAGGGCCGACGGTAAGCTGACGACATTCCAGTGCGTGAAGGACATTTATCAGACGATGGGCGTGCGCGGATTTTACAAGGGCATCAGCGCGTCGTATTTCGGAATATCAGAGACCGTTGTGCATTTAGTACTTTACGAAGCGGTGAAGGCGAAGTTGATGTCGTTGCGCGGCACGAATCCGGACGACGATAAAACGGTCGGCGACTTCGCGCAGTTCATGTTGGCGGGAGCCGTGTCAAAAACGTGCGCGTCGTCGCTCGCATATCCTCACG AAGTGGTGCGCACTCGGCTACGCGAGGAGGGCAACAAATACAAGGGATTTCTGCAAACGTTGCGAACGGTTTTCGTCGAAGAGGGCTACCGCGGTCTCTATCGCGGATTATTCACGCAGCTCGTGCGTCAGATTCCGAACACGGCTATAATGATGTCGACTTACGAAGCGGTCGTGTATTTATTGTCTCACGGTCACGGCggcgacgatgacgacgacgacgactatTAG
- the LOC141908716 gene encoding solute carrier family 25 member 36-A-like isoform X2, with translation MILDGTCVHLIAGGVGGTVGAIMTSPLEVVKTRLQSSVASFNSNVYVPAVANVPRNVVNLSTCSSHAVHATLNPVRQSVGLIHCLRHIIQVEGARALFKGLGPNLIGVAPSRAIYFYSYAQAKKLCNNSNLMTPETPLVHIFAASFAGFSACTCTNPIWFVKTRLQLDQKRLNRSYVASYRADGKLTTFQCVKDIYQTMGVRGFYKGISASYFGISETVVHLVLYEAVKAKLMSLRGTNPDDDKTVGDFAQFMLAGAVSKTCASSLAYPHVVRTRLREEGNKYKGFLQTLRTVFVEEGYRGLYRGLFTQLVRQIPNTAIMMSTYEAVVYLLSHGHGGDDDDDDDY, from the exons ATGATTCTGGACGGAACGTGTGTCCATCTTATCGCCGGCGG TGTTGGTGGCACTGTCGGGGCGATAATGACCAGTCCGTTAGAAGTTGTGAAAACGCGATTGCAGTCGTCGGTGGCGAGTTTCAATTCGAACGTCTACGTTCCTGCAGTCGCTAACGTACCGAGAAATGTAGTCAACCTCAGCACGTGTTCTAGTCATGCCGTACACGCTACTCTTAATCCTGTCAGACAGAGTGTCGGCCTCATACACTGTTTACG ACATATCATACAAGTCGAAGGTGCCCGAGCGTTATTCAAAGGCCTCGGACCTAATTTAATCGGGGTCGCCCCATCCAG GGCGATCTATTTCTATTCATACGCGCAAGCAAAAAAATTGTGTAATAACAGTAACCTGATGACTCCTGAAACGCCTCTTGTTCATATCTTCGCTGCTTCTTTCGCTG GTTTTTCGGCCTGTACTTGCACGAATCCGATCTGGTTCGTTAAAACCAGGTTACAACTCGATCAAAA ACGACTGAACCGGTCTTATGTTGCGTCTTACAGGGCCGACGGTAAGCTGACGACATTCCAGTGCGTGAAGGACATTTATCAGACGATGGGCGTGCGCGGATTTTACAAGGGCATCAGCGCGTCGTATTTCGGAATATCAGAGACCGTTGTGCATTTAGTACTTTACGAAGCGGTGAAGGCGAAGTTGATGTCGTTGCGCGGCACGAATCCGGACGACGATAAAACGGTCGGCGACTTCGCGCAGTTCATGTTGGCGGGAGCCGTGTCAAAAACGTGCGCGTCGTCGCTCGCATATCCTCACG TGGTGCGCACTCGGCTACGCGAGGAGGGCAACAAATACAAGGGATTTCTGCAAACGTTGCGAACGGTTTTCGTCGAAGAGGGCTACCGCGGTCTCTATCGCGGATTATTCACGCAGCTCGTGCGTCAGATTCCGAACACGGCTATAATGATGTCGACTTACGAAGCGGTCGTGTATTTATTGTCTCACGGTCACGGCggcgacgatgacgacgacgacgactatTAG
- the LOC141908716 gene encoding solute carrier family 25 member 36-A-like isoform X3, protein MILDGTCVHLIAGGVGGTVGAIMTSPLEVVKTRLQSSVASFNSNVYVPAVANVPRNVVNLSTCSSHAVHATLNPVRQSVGLIHCLRHIIQVEGARALFKGLGPNLIGVAPSRAIYFYSYAQAKKLCNNSNLMTPETPLVHIFAASFAGFSACTCTNPIWFVKTRLQLDQKADGKLTTFQCVKDIYQTMGVRGFYKGISASYFGISETVVHLVLYEAVKAKLMSLRGTNPDDDKTVGDFAQFMLAGAVSKTCASSLAYPHEVVRTRLREEGNKYKGFLQTLRTVFVEEGYRGLYRGLFTQLVRQIPNTAIMMSTYEAVVYLLSHGHGGDDDDDDDY, encoded by the exons ATGATTCTGGACGGAACGTGTGTCCATCTTATCGCCGGCGG TGTTGGTGGCACTGTCGGGGCGATAATGACCAGTCCGTTAGAAGTTGTGAAAACGCGATTGCAGTCGTCGGTGGCGAGTTTCAATTCGAACGTCTACGTTCCTGCAGTCGCTAACGTACCGAGAAATGTAGTCAACCTCAGCACGTGTTCTAGTCATGCCGTACACGCTACTCTTAATCCTGTCAGACAGAGTGTCGGCCTCATACACTGTTTACG ACATATCATACAAGTCGAAGGTGCCCGAGCGTTATTCAAAGGCCTCGGACCTAATTTAATCGGGGTCGCCCCATCCAG GGCGATCTATTTCTATTCATACGCGCAAGCAAAAAAATTGTGTAATAACAGTAACCTGATGACTCCTGAAACGCCTCTTGTTCATATCTTCGCTGCTTCTTTCGCTG GTTTTTCGGCCTGTACTTGCACGAATCCGATCTGGTTCGTTAAAACCAGGTTACAACTCGATCAAAA GGCCGACGGTAAGCTGACGACATTCCAGTGCGTGAAGGACATTTATCAGACGATGGGCGTGCGCGGATTTTACAAGGGCATCAGCGCGTCGTATTTCGGAATATCAGAGACCGTTGTGCATTTAGTACTTTACGAAGCGGTGAAGGCGAAGTTGATGTCGTTGCGCGGCACGAATCCGGACGACGATAAAACGGTCGGCGACTTCGCGCAGTTCATGTTGGCGGGAGCCGTGTCAAAAACGTGCGCGTCGTCGCTCGCATATCCTCACG AAGTGGTGCGCACTCGGCTACGCGAGGAGGGCAACAAATACAAGGGATTTCTGCAAACGTTGCGAACGGTTTTCGTCGAAGAGGGCTACCGCGGTCTCTATCGCGGATTATTCACGCAGCTCGTGCGTCAGATTCCGAACACGGCTATAATGATGTCGACTTACGAAGCGGTCGTGTATTTATTGTCTCACGGTCACGGCggcgacgatgacgacgacgacgactatTAG
- the LOC141908716 gene encoding solute carrier family 25 member 36-A-like isoform X4 — protein MILDGTCVHLIAGGVGGTVGAIMTSPLEVVKTRLQSSVASFNSNVYVPAVANVPRNVVNLSTCSSHAVHATLNPVRQSVGLIHCLRHIIQVEGARALFKGLGPNLIGVAPSRAIYFYSYAQAKKLCNNSNLMTPETPLVHIFAASFAGFSACTCTNPIWFVKTRLQLDQKADGKLTTFQCVKDIYQTMGVRGFYKGISASYFGISETVVHLVLYEAVKAKLMSLRGTNPDDDKTVGDFAQFMLAGAVSKTCASSLAYPHVVRTRLREEGNKYKGFLQTLRTVFVEEGYRGLYRGLFTQLVRQIPNTAIMMSTYEAVVYLLSHGHGGDDDDDDDY, from the exons ATGATTCTGGACGGAACGTGTGTCCATCTTATCGCCGGCGG TGTTGGTGGCACTGTCGGGGCGATAATGACCAGTCCGTTAGAAGTTGTGAAAACGCGATTGCAGTCGTCGGTGGCGAGTTTCAATTCGAACGTCTACGTTCCTGCAGTCGCTAACGTACCGAGAAATGTAGTCAACCTCAGCACGTGTTCTAGTCATGCCGTACACGCTACTCTTAATCCTGTCAGACAGAGTGTCGGCCTCATACACTGTTTACG ACATATCATACAAGTCGAAGGTGCCCGAGCGTTATTCAAAGGCCTCGGACCTAATTTAATCGGGGTCGCCCCATCCAG GGCGATCTATTTCTATTCATACGCGCAAGCAAAAAAATTGTGTAATAACAGTAACCTGATGACTCCTGAAACGCCTCTTGTTCATATCTTCGCTGCTTCTTTCGCTG GTTTTTCGGCCTGTACTTGCACGAATCCGATCTGGTTCGTTAAAACCAGGTTACAACTCGATCAAAA GGCCGACGGTAAGCTGACGACATTCCAGTGCGTGAAGGACATTTATCAGACGATGGGCGTGCGCGGATTTTACAAGGGCATCAGCGCGTCGTATTTCGGAATATCAGAGACCGTTGTGCATTTAGTACTTTACGAAGCGGTGAAGGCGAAGTTGATGTCGTTGCGCGGCACGAATCCGGACGACGATAAAACGGTCGGCGACTTCGCGCAGTTCATGTTGGCGGGAGCCGTGTCAAAAACGTGCGCGTCGTCGCTCGCATATCCTCACG TGGTGCGCACTCGGCTACGCGAGGAGGGCAACAAATACAAGGGATTTCTGCAAACGTTGCGAACGGTTTTCGTCGAAGAGGGCTACCGCGGTCTCTATCGCGGATTATTCACGCAGCTCGTGCGTCAGATTCCGAACACGGCTATAATGATGTCGACTTACGAAGCGGTCGTGTATTTATTGTCTCACGGTCACGGCggcgacgatgacgacgacgacgactatTAG
- the LOC141908096 gene encoding EF-hand domain-containing protein D2 homolog isoform X2, producing MASPELQEAFDRQEQIAEGKLDKKLTDYGWVPTEEYRHYTLKDLKRLKDSCIKYDADNNKYLDLMEMKVLMEKLGVPQTHIGLKSMIAEVDEDNDGVISFREFLLIFRKAQLGELEEGSGLLSLVRLSEIDVGEVGVKGAKSFFECKIKDQTDSNKFENEIKQEQEERRREEEEAKARKEAFKQKAANFDGL from the exons ATGGCTTCACCTGAATTGCAAGAGGCTTTTGACCGACAGGAACAAATCGCTGAAGGAAAACTAGATAAAAAGTTAACTGATTATGGTTGGGTACCTACTGAAGAGTATCGCCATTACACATTGAAGGACTTGAAGAGATTGAAAGATTCTTGCATTAA GTATGATgccgataataataaatatctgGATTTAATGGAAATGAAGGTATTGATGGAGAAACTGGGGGTACCGCAAACGCATATCGGATTGAAATCGATGATAGCTGAAGTTGATGAAGACAACGATGGCGTAATTAGCTTCCGTGAA TTCTTGCTGATATTTCGTAAAGCGCAGCTCGGCGAGTTGGAAGAAGGTTCTGGTTTGTTAAGTTTAGTCAGACTGTCCGAGATTGACGTCGGGGAAGTCGGAGTGAAAGGTGCTAAGAGCTTCTTCGAGTGTAAA ATAAAAGATCAAACCGATTCGAATAAattcgaaaatgaaatcaaacagGAACAAGAGGAACGTCGGAGAGAAGAGGAAGAGGCGAAGGCTCGGAAAGAGgcgttcaaacaaaaagcggCGAATTTCGATGGCTTATAA
- the LOC141908096 gene encoding EF-hand domain-containing protein D2-like isoform X1 → MSESAELAAKLAHRNAVNEGEAEQRAPQTVVNNVYIEFKEFTRKQIKDFEKMFKKYDADNNKYLDLMEMKVLMEKLGVPQTHIGLKSMIAEVDEDNDGVISFREFLLIFRKAQLGELEEGSGLLSLVRLSEIDVGEVGVKGAKSFFECKIKDQTDSNKFENEIKQEQEERRREEEEAKARKEAFKQKAANFDGL, encoded by the exons ATGTCTGAGTCGGCAGAATTAGCAGCGAAATTAGCGCATAGAAACGCTGTAAACGAAGGCGAAGCTGAACAGCGGGCTCCTCAAACTGTCGTCAACAATGTGTACATCGAGTTTAAAGAATTTACCAGGAAACAAATCaaagatttcgaaaaaatgtttaaaaa GTATGATgccgataataataaatatctgGATTTAATGGAAATGAAGGTATTGATGGAGAAACTGGGGGTACCGCAAACGCATATCGGATTGAAATCGATGATAGCTGAAGTTGATGAAGACAACGATGGCGTAATTAGCTTCCGTGAA TTCTTGCTGATATTTCGTAAAGCGCAGCTCGGCGAGTTGGAAGAAGGTTCTGGTTTGTTAAGTTTAGTCAGACTGTCCGAGATTGACGTCGGGGAAGTCGGAGTGAAAGGTGCTAAGAGCTTCTTCGAGTGTAAA ATAAAAGATCAAACCGATTCGAATAAattcgaaaatgaaatcaaacagGAACAAGAGGAACGTCGGAGAGAAGAGGAAGAGGCGAAGGCTCGGAAAGAGgcgttcaaacaaaaagcggCGAATTTCGATGGCTTATAA
- the LOC141909372 gene encoding ubiquitin carboxyl-terminal hydrolase 20-like, which produces MQSAGHSNCPHVVTCGNFTLKDVRNKRESAQCEACQADGPNLWLCLYNKCLYIGCGESAEDHSSSHAEISKHCVTLNLTTMRVWCYTCEIEVFPGRNLPVFNIPEDESGVGFSEGSPIKSRRTLSLSDSNSVCDSETDDDDENKRPRGLTGLQNLGNTCYMNAALQALSNCPPLTRYFLDCAGFVRTDKKPMLCRSYLKLVSEMWHRRRPSYMVPSSVLNAIKLVHPMFKGYSQQDTQEFLRCFMDQIHEELKQVEPDWFVEEPPEIVEETVIEPMTGITAHQQHQIPTESQGAQSDVEEYETCDSGLSSERGSIERTGDSSDEGVVDAAGVDSHAGIGRWSTRKAAKDKRAMKGGRKNDDRNVAEPTEKERLVNPSARDDAIEEKQETENVKEETDDRTDAEMQRKTESVTQIEDSPDSDLTVHSTSYRQTMATATSDSGISMQGQDDAHTPTSETGGEYTDALCELEQQSSSSLQQRQSQKLTERARRLSENRNSTAAKNTSSQAAKKKKTVQYRSVISDIFDGKILSSVQCLTCERISSTKETFQDLSLPLPSKDHIHLLHATQTSGKGSCGEVNLRQGWVTWMWSWMKSWFWGPTITLQDCLAAFFSADELKGDNMYSCERCKKLRNGVKFSKVTELPEILCIHLKRLRHEFMFSSKISSYVSFPMEGLDMGPYLHKDCVSDVTVYDLIAVICHHGTAGGGHYTSYSLNMISDQWYEFDDQYVTQVDEPTVDSCEAYVLFYRKRNDAMIPLRQKASELMEMREESLMQFYVSKQWINKFNTFAEPGPISNHDFLCRHGGVPPSKVQYVDELVTPLTQNVWEFLHERFGGGPPVNHLYPCKTCEEESEKLLKRQKFEMETFIKLNDEFRNEADPEVIYTISMSWFKDWENFVRGKDDDAPGPIDNSKIAMTKNGVQMLKSTSDYGQLSVEMWQFLYGIYGGGPELVFKDNGSVSTTTTTTTTSADVKDGAGDAAQRSVEPVKT; this is translated from the exons ATATCAAAGCATTGTGTGACATTGAATTTGACGACTATGAGAGTTTGGTGCTACACGTGTGAAATAGAAGTTTTCCCCGGTAGAAATTTGCCCGTATTCAA TATTCCGGAAGATGAAAGCGGCGTCGGATTTTCCGAAGGTTCGCCGATTAAAAGCCGTCGTACGTTGAGTTTGTCGGATTCGAACTCGGTGTGTGATTCTGAAACGGATGACGACGATGAGAACAAACGACCACGCGGTCTGACCGGCCTTCAGAACCTCGGCAATACGTGTTATATGAACGCCGCTTTACAGGCTCTGTCAAACTG CCCGCCGCTGACGCGATACTTCCTCGACTGCGCCGGATTCGTGCGAACCGATAAGAAACCGATGTTGTGTCGAAGTTATCTGAAGTTGGTTTCGGAAATGTGGCATCGCAGACGCCCGAGTTACATGGTTCCGTCGTCGGTTCTGAACGCGATCAAACTCGTTCATCCGATGTTTAAAGGATACAGTCAACAA gatacgCAGGAGTTTTTACGGTGTTTTATGGATCAAATTCACGAAGAGCTGAAACAAGTTGAACCCGACTGGTTCGTTGAAGAACCGCCCGAAATCGTCGAAGAGACGGTAATCGAGCCGATGACAGGCATCACGGCGCATCAGCAGCATCAAATACCGACGGAATCGCAAGGCGCGCAGTCCGACGTCGAGGAGTACGAGACGTGCGACTCGGGATTGAGCAGCGAACGAGGCTCGATCGAGCGAACCGGCGATTCAAGCGACGAAGGCGTTGTCGATGCCGCCGGGGTCGACTCGCACGCCGGCATCGGTCGATGGAGCACGCGCAAAGCGGCAAAAGACAAACGCGCGATGAAGGGCGGGCGGAAAAACGATGACAGAAACGTCGCCGAGCCGACCGAGAAAGAGCGACTGGTGAATCCGTCTGCTCGCGACGACGCCATCGAAGAGAAACAAGAAACGGAAAACGTCAAAGAAGAAACCGACGATCGAACAGACGCGGAAATGCAGAGAAAAACGGAATCCGTGACGCAAATTGAAGACAGTCCAGATTCGGACCTCACCGTGCATAGTACGTCGTACAGGCAGACGATGGCGACAGCGACGTCCGACAGCGGTATCAGTATGCAGGGTCAGGACGACGCACACACCCCAACGTCGGAAACCGGGGGCGAGTACACCGACGCGTTGTGCGAATTGGAACAAcaatcgtcgtcgtcgctgcAACAACGTCAATCGCAGAAACTGACAGAACGAGCGCGTCGACTATCGGAGAATAGAAACTCAACGGCAGCTAAAAATACCTCTAGTCAAG cagcaaaaaagaagaaaactgTGCAATACCGTAGCGttatatctgatatatttgatGGGAAGATCTTAAGTTCGGTGCAATGTTTGACCTGTGAAAGG ATCTCGTCAACGAAGGAAACATTCCAAGACTTGTCTCTACCGCTGCCGAGCAAAGATCATATACATCTTTTACATGCGACGCAGACGTCTGGAAAGGGTTCGTGCGGAGAGGTGAACCTACGACAGGGATGGGTTACTTGGATGTGGAGCTGGATGAAAAG cTGGTTTTGGGGACCGACGATTACGCTTCAAGACTGTTTGGCGGCATTTTTCTCGGCGGATGAACTCAAAGGTGATAACATGTACAGCTGCGAGAGATGTAAAAA GCTGCGAAATGGTGTTAAATTTTCCAAAGTTACCGAACTACCAGAAATATTATGCATTCACTTGAAGCGATTACGACATGAATTCATGTTCTCGAGTAAAATCAGTAGCTACGTCTCGTTTCCTATGGAAGGTCTCGATATGGGGCCGTATCTACATAAAG ATTGCGTATCCGATGTGACTGTTTACGATCTGATAGCGGTGATCTGTCATCACGGTACGGCCGGCGGAGGTCACTACACGTCGTACAGTTTGAACATGATATCCGATCAGTGGTACGAGTTCGACGACCAGTACGTCACGCAGGTCGACGAACCGACCGTCGATAGCTGCGAGGCGTATGTTCTGTTCTACCGTAAACGAAACGACGCGATGATTCCGTTACGTCAGAAAGCGTCGGAACTGATGGAAATGAGAGAG GAGAGCCTCATGCAGTTTTACGTTTCCAAACAATGGATAAATAAGTTCAACACGTTCGCCGAGCCTGGACCGATCAGCAACCACGATTTCCTATGCAGACACGGCGGAGTGCCACCTTCTAAAGTTCAATACGTTGACGAATTGGTGACGCCGCTGACCCAGAACGTCTGGGAATTCCTACACGAAAG ATTTGGAGGCGGGCCACCCGTCAATCATCTGTATCCTTGTAAGACGTGCGAGGAGGAAAGCGAAAAATTGCTAAAGCGACAAAAATTCGAAATGGAAACATTCATTAAA TTGAACGACGAATTTCGTAATGAAGCCGACCCTGAAGTGATCTATACTATTAGTATGTCATGGTTTAAGGACTGGGAAAACTTCGTCCGAGGCAAAGATGATG ATGCGCCGGGCCCGATTGATAATTCAAAGATCGCTATGACCAAGAACGGCGTACAGATGCTGAAGTCGACGTCGGATTACGGACAGCTGTCGGTGGAAATGTGGCAGTTCCTGTACGGCATTTACGGGGGCGGCCCCGAACTCGTGTTCAAGGACAACGGATCcgtatcgacgacgacgacgacgacaacaaCATCGGCAGACGTTAAAGACGGAGCTGGAGACGCGGCACAGAGATCGGTCGAACCAGTTAAAACTTAA